A region from the Thalassophryne amazonica chromosome 2, fThaAma1.1, whole genome shotgun sequence genome encodes:
- the ss18l2 gene encoding SS18-like protein 2 isoform X2 encodes MSIVFVPKRLRGKAKINQETIQRLLDENDQLVRCITEYMQKGRAVECVQYQQILHRNIVYLATIADASPDTLPLINVTSALQAPPQQL; translated from the exons ATGTCGATTGTTTTTGTCCCCAAACGGCTGCGCGGAAAAGCAAAAATTAATCAAGAAACAATCCAGAGG CTGCTGGATGAAAATGACCAATTAGTGAGATGTATCACTGAGTACATGCAGAAAGGAAGAGCAGTGGAGTGCGTTCA GTACCAGCAGATTTTGCACAGAAACATTGTGTATCTGGCGACCATCGCTGATGCCAGTCCAGACACCTTGCCTCTGATAAACGTGAC GTCAGCTCTGCAGGCGCCTCCTCAGCAGCTGTGA
- the ss18l2 gene encoding SS18-like protein 2 isoform X1, whose translation MSIVFVPKRLRGKAKINQETIQRLLDENDQLVRCITEYMQKGRAVECVQYQQILHRNIVYLATIADASPDTLPLINVSSAGASSAAVN comes from the exons ATGTCGATTGTTTTTGTCCCCAAACGGCTGCGCGGAAAAGCAAAAATTAATCAAGAAACAATCCAGAGG CTGCTGGATGAAAATGACCAATTAGTGAGATGTATCACTGAGTACATGCAGAAAGGAAGAGCAGTGGAGTGCGTTCA GTACCAGCAGATTTTGCACAGAAACATTGTGTATCTGGCGACCATCGCTGATGCCAGTCCAGACACCTTGCCTCTGATAAAC GTCAGCTCTGCAGGCGCCTCCTCAGCAGCTGTGAACTGA